DNA from Nilaparvata lugens isolate BPH unplaced genomic scaffold, ASM1435652v1 scaffold5955, whole genome shotgun sequence:
CTTCTTAATCTGAACCAACAGAAGAAAATCTGTACTCTCTATTATCTCGTAGTTATATTAGACTTAACAAGCATTAAAGACACCGCTCGCTCGTCCAGTTGCACTTATTCTTATTGCATCCTTAGCCACTACATTGAAACCCTTAAACTCTAATAAATCTTTCTGTTTTAATGTCCAGGTTTCTTGTAAACATATTATTGAATTCTTGGAACAAAAGTCTCTTTCATGtttatttaaattgatataattatacagTCCATGGACATTCCAAAATAATAATCTGAAGGAATCTCTGTTTGAAAACTCACTCTTCGCACACTGAGTAAACAACCGCCTTGATTTCTGCCTGCGTTGGCCTTATCctataatatatttgaagatTTATCTCTGGCCATACTTCTGGTACGGTAGTCGCACCTGTTATCCAGCCGCGAATGTCGCCATTCTTCGACTGCTCTCCGCCTCTCTCTTTCCTTGCCGGTGTCGCGTTGACTGCCGCTTCGCACATACTCTCCACGACTTGTATGTCATCGTAGTCGGTCTCCACTGCCTGACGGCCGCCCCTCTTCCACCTGTTCACCAAGCGCTCGACGCTTTTCAACCTCTGCGCTCTGCCTGGCTAGCTGCTGTTGTTTAGGGCTCGTATTCAGCTGCACCGCTGAATCATCAAGCTGCCGCTGGTGCACATTCTCCAGTTGTTGTTCTTTTCGTCAAGTTGGGAGGACGATGGTCGTGCGTGAATAGCGAATCCTTGTATTTTCCAAATTTGGTGTTTTCGCACGTTTTGTTATGGGCGTATCACATTCTGGATTCGAGGAAGATTTTCTTAAATCGTCTAATGTGTAGCTCTGACCATTCACTACAAGTTTGTCATAACGCAACTCCGCAAAATGACCGTCGTTTCGAGCTGAGCATAAGTAAGATTTTAATTCGTCTCTAACACGTTTTACTCGTTGGGTGAAATCTTCTTCCACTCTGATTGACGTGCCTTTCAGCCTTGCACAAGCACTATGAAcctccattttctttttataACTGAGAAACTTAACTATTATCGGTCGATTAGTGTTTTTCTTTCTACCTAGCCGGTGTGCACGTTCAATATCACTCGCAAGCAAATGaatccttttttattatttctctaatGAACCGTTCACTGTCCTGCCACGTTTCACGACGATATTCGCTTATACCAGTGGCGGAtctagaattttattttggGGGGGCTGAACAggggaaaattttgtgaaagggCTTACATTTAATGAAGTTAATTGTTGAAGTTTTATGGAGTAAAAACGTGTGTTTCACAGTAAAAGTTTTCAGgatgttttgtttatttatttaataatgaaatacattaaAGTTAATAAAAGacagattaaaaatatgaaaaggatTTATTTTCAAGTACATCGTACatttaatatttcgaaatagtTCTACTGCCtagagatgaataaataatgatggGGACACAGTTGGAACTTTTGTTTGGAGACTTTTCCAATGTTTAGACATTTCCACAACACAAACAATAACACGTTTATTTTAACTTCACACCTAATAAAAACGTTCGACAAGTACTTTTCacaaagaaaacaaagataataTTAGCAATCACGAAACAGCTTACGGACTGTGTGTGATTTGTGccactgaatgaaataatagtggactgtaagaaatgcttttgtaaataaaaaatgttaagatgtatgaattgtatatttattgtactactgcacaaatccaacatgctaaaaaatgaatgataatttataataaaactggtAGCTGGGAAAGAcgccaaataaaaaataaggttcaagtaaaacagttcaatagatttattatATACTCTGAGAAACGTGACATATTGTCTTAGATTTAGGAAATGCCACACAGGGCAGTTGACTGACGAGATACGAATAATTGACTCAATAGTCAggagtacaaaacaataaaaatgacataataaaaaattgagacaatcagttgaaatatgataaattgactcaataatcatgagtacaaaacaataaaaaatacatagtaaaaaattgagacagtaaaaattgagattgtcaATTGATAAATGCGGACTTGATAacaggaaaatttaatttaggtacAAGACCAAATTCCTAGTAAACAAAACAATTTGTGACTAATGAACAAGTACAAAACTACTATATGTAATGCTCCGTAATGAGTTAATGATAAATTCAAAGAGAAATaaactttcaaatggcaataagtaaatagaaaaaaaatcaggTCAATGAGTAATCTCAAAAAGTACAAAAGGTAAAGGTAAACTGCCAAAACAGAACAATTGAAATGTAAATACTAAAGGTAACAAAAAAAAACGAATGCTTTCAGGACATATTAAAACCTTTGTAGTTCTGGATAGGTTTTATTAGATATACTAAATAATCATGAGTTGAACGTCAATTGAAAAGCATATATTCAATGTAgcctaattaataattttaaagacaatataaaatagGTAGTACAGTGAAATGAAACAGACACTGTATTCAAGAACGTAATTGACAATGGCTTAGACTAACTCTTAATGCTTGATATAATAAgtcaaatatgaataataagtcaacaaaaaattaattggaagttgatcgatatttaaataagtcaatataaaaaatgtaaagtacaaatacttgcaatacttccaaaaatattggtaaaaagttGTGTCTACAAATGGGAATCGCaactttagaataaataattccaagtaaaccctgaaaaggtcaaataataattaaacaaacaaggcaattgaacaaataatgagAAATGCTGATAAggattcaaaattgatacagaatactTATCAAATGCATGAAGAGCATGAGATCCGATCTTGAATTGGATGGGCAGTACATCGAGACCCCCTCGATGATACCGGACGATGGTGGAGACCTGGATGACCCACGAAATGGAGCGGACCAGAGCGAGCTACCGGAGCTGGACTGGACGGCGAGCCATAAGAGCGGCGACTTGGATGACCCACAAGCAGGACAAGAATCAATCCGAGCGACAGACTCCGGACTGGAATGTTGACGAATCAGGATAGCCAACAGCGATGGCTCAGTGGTGACGACACAGGAACGGCGGCGACACAGCGATGAGTGGGTAATGTCAGGTTAACTATTGTCAGTGCAATACGGGCAAGACTGACACAATGACGGTGTGACACAGTTGAGATATGCAACACATAAACTTGAAAGTACGTAGCTGAAGATTCACTGAATTTGAATGAACCGTCCAAAGGTTAGGCACGGTGAATGAAATGCAAAGCTAATTGAGTTGGCTACGGCCAAAAATCACAACACTGATGCTAAGTGAATGTCTGAATAGACAACCATCCAAATGCTTGGCATGGTGAATGAAATGTAACAAATGTTCGTAGATCACTAAAAGAACTGGTTGAAACTGATACACCATCTACGGGGTAGAcatgaaaattgctaatacttcgATCTAGCAATGAATGATTAGGTAGCTAGCTGACTAACCTAACAAAAACGGATACAGAGCAGAACGTCTGACTGCACCGTGAAATGATGAGAGTGTGATCTTGGAATGCAAGCAACACACCAGTAATAATGTCCCGCGAGACCAGAATTACTTCAATGAAACGAATGAATGCGAAATTGGGCCTCAAGCCCTACCAAAAATGCCTACCGCTAAATGAATGTTCAGTTCAATCATATAACTTGTtgctgaatgttgaatgttctggaaacttgattttcataatcagtaatatgaaaatgatttgagttctcacactgagaagtgaataaatttaaattgaagataaaaattcgaAGCACTCGTGACGAATGAAACGTGCTCTGACATACCAAATACTgagattgaagatatttcacAAACTAACGAACCGAAAATACTGAAACTTATCGAAGCACTGGAAGAAACATTCTACgttgaataaacatgaatttaaaacttgagaattgaaaattttgaattgaaagcgacgaaaattgaagaacggAAAAAAGCTGATGTGAACTGTTACGCCATTGCTGTGTGTAGAAGGAACCAGGAAAGTGCAAGCACGAACCGCGCTGCAAGAAGCCACGCATAGCCACGTCGATGAAAAAGATATGCGTAAAAAACGTCTAGACACGGTAGGAAATACTccaatatattaaataataccaaaatgtacataaaattaatgtacaaaTGTAGCATGACAAAAAACTGATGTAATCCGTGAACTGCAGAAAACACAGTGAAAGTGGACCGATGACAAAGTGACTTGCGCACTAACGCGACAAGTTGGGACAAGAACACAATGCATAGTGCGAAATCTGACATAAACCTGGCCCCTTGAGGCCTGCAGGTCTCAAAAGAGAGACATAAGAGAGAACAAAAAAAATGAGATTATGTCGGATGAGCAATGCTGAATTAATCAGAAAATTCCTCGTCGAGTGGAAGCGGTGCAATGCTAGAAATAGCCCGCTTGAAAGTGCCTGATGCGGTGCGAACGGTGACCACCCGTACCTTGTTGTCCTTCCCTGGATGAACGGCCGTGATGCGCGCAAGTTCCATACCGAAGGTGACGTACCTGGGTCCTTGAGAATAACCACAGCACCAATCTGCAGGTTTTCAGATTCAGAGCTCCACTTGCTCTTCCTTTGAAGTGTGACTAGAAACTCAGCAGACCAACGATCCCAGAGTTCCTGAGTGATCAGTGCTAACTGACGCCAGCGTGAACGGTGATCGATGTGAGTGGTGGTTGGTGTGTGGAACGGCAGTGCGGTGAGCGGACGACCAACCAAAAAATGCCCAGGAGACAAGTATGCTAAATCTTGAGGGTCCTCAGACAGAGGCACAAGAGGCCGGGAGTTGAGGATAGCTTCAATCTGTGCAGACAGCGTGAAAgctcttcaaaattcaaaatcttattcAAAGTGACCACTCTGAAAATTCGTTTAAAATTTTTTACAGCGTTTTCCCATAGACCTCCAAAATGAGGAGCCCTGGGAGGGATGAAATGCCAACCAATGTTGAAAACGGCGGCAAAGTTGTGAATTTCAGACTGAATAGCAGAATCTGAAAGAAATGCATGTAACTCATTGAGTTCATTGTGAGCGCCAACAAACGTTGTAGCATTGTCTGAATGAATGGCAAAAGGGATGCCACGACGAGCAGAGAACCTGATGAGTGCGGCAATGAAGGCCTTTGTTGAAAGCTCGGAGACCACCTCTACGTGAACTGCGCGCGTTACCATGCAAATAAACAAAGCAAGTAAGCCTTGGAGAAATTGCGCGACTTTGAGCCACCAAGACGAATTGAAAGAGGACCTGCGTAGTCAACTCcacaattataaaatggaaaccGGTTGTACACGAACTGCGGGAAGATGCCCCATGATTTGCTCGAACGAAACGTAGAGAAACGAAAACACATTTTGCAACCTTTATTACACTCTTGATGATGCGACGGGTGGATGGTATCCAAAAACGTTGTCGAATACTGGCCATAGTGACCTGAACGCCAGCATGTTGAAGACGTCTATGAAATGAGACAATGAGCGCACGCGTGAACCTATGTTTAGCTGGCAATAAGATTTGATGTTTATAGTCGAATGGAATATCTGCCTCCCGAAGACGACCACCTACTCTCAGAAGATTGTCAGTATGAAAAATGGAGAGAGTGACTTGATAGAACTATTGGAGGGCAGCTCCTTACCCTGACGCAAAGATTTCAAATCGTCGGCAAAAACATCTGATTGAATGTCTTGAATGATGCGCAATTCAGCAGCTTGAATTTCCTGAACCGACAGTTCAACAGATTGCTGAGATGCTGGTTCACGGCAATGcttcaaattatgaatgaaacgAAGATGTAAGCAGCAATGCGAACTAATTTgtgatatttgaaatttttgacgataaaTCTGAAAACAATGAAGTTGTTGAACAAGTGACAAGCGAGATTTTAGGCTGTGAAATGATTACATTCGATGAAATCTCCTTCCAGGTTGAGGGTGAATTTGCTAGCCATGATGGTCCATTCCACCACAACTTACTAGAAACCAAATGTTAGGTGAGCAACCCCTAGAAACCAGGTCGGCAGGATTGTCTGCTGTGCGTACATGATTCCAATGGGAATTGGAAGTGGTGTTTTGAATCTCTGAGATTCTGgttgaaacaaaaatatcagaACGATTTGGCATGACCTTCAGCCAATCACACACTATTTTTGAGTCGGTCCATAAT
Protein-coding regions in this window:
- the LOC120356142 gene encoding uncharacterized protein LOC120356142, yielding MVTRAVHVEVVSELSTKAFIAALIRFSARRGIPFAIHSDNATTFVGAHNELNELHAFLSDSAIQSEIHNFAAVFNIGWHFIPPRAPHFGGLWENAVKNFKRIFRVVTLNTTRYGWSPFAPHQALSSGLFLALHRFHSTRNFLINSALLIRHNLIFFVLSYVSLLRPAGLKGPGLCQISHYALCSCPNLSR